From the Papaver somniferum cultivar HN1 chromosome 2, ASM357369v1, whole genome shotgun sequence genome, the window ATAATTCGGAAAGAAACGATAAGTGACAATAAGGTAAGCTGCATGACCTAAGGTTTTACTGCCAAATCCATCTACAGGATTCATAATAATACAAAGAGCGAACCAAAACCTGTAGAATTCTTATTCATCGTTTCAAAAACTAAATGAAAGCAAAAAAACACTTACTGCTTTGGTATCAGTCGCAACTGCGGAAGTGACAAACATCATGGAAAATGTGACAACAATTTCCATGACCAAAGCCTGGAGGTCAGTTCCGGAAGGGGAAGTGGTTCCAAGATTTTTGATTGGGTGCAGTAACTTTCGAAGGGTAAAAGATGCAAACAAGGCTCCAGTTAGTTGAGCTGCAGCATAAATAGGCACCTGCATGCAAACAAATTGGATATTGATTAATTAAGTAGAGGCTTTTGCTAGCTAGTTATGGCATGACAACTATCAGAAGAATATATACAGCAAATCTTGAGTAGACACGTCTTttctatttaattattttttatttatcaaGCTCTAGCATGTTATatagtttaatttttttaatcaaGCTCTTTTCTTAGTATTCTTATAAGAAAATTGTACTTATTTCAAGGATGACATAGTTTGGACATGGAATTTCACATCTTATCATATGTTATCCATGTAACTATTTAATTTAGCTTCCAAGTCCAACCGTCCTACCAATCCCTTACGGTTATTCGACGTCCGACTTTTATAAAGACAGTCTCagtttgttttccttttttgaatagcttttttgtttttaatttgttGTTTACTGATCAATTGTCCTTGGTTCATCGGTTGTCACAACCGGGTTGTGATGTATGTAAAGTCGTGGAAAATGGAAAATGGGTGGGAATTCGTGCACACTCCTttgtatatttcacatttcaatATCCACCGTCGATTTAATTTAGAGAGTTATATAACGAGGATtgtgattctaaacatggaggaTAATACGGCCATTAGTTAAATAATCAAACAATCAGgagtgaaatatacactcgttagaaGAGTGTGAATAGATTTGGACTCACGGAAAATGATTCGTAGGAGAATCTCCCGgggaaaattttagaattttaatgGCCCCGTTGTTTTCTCCAGATGGGCTCAGGGTTGTGTATCCCAAGATTTTTCCCGGAAGATTCTCACTGCTGGCTGAATACCCACTAGCATCGTCATCCTATTTTAATCGCTTTGACATCatgtaaaagaacaaaaataccgtGAAAAAGAGACCGTAGGAAAAACAGACTACCAAAGGGGTTTTGAAGCAGTCTATGACAGGTTCATCATGGACCATGGTATTTGGTTTACAATATGTACTGGTTATTTGGGTCCTAACGATGATGGCCACAGTATATGTAATGCACCGAGACAGAGGTTGGTGGCTGTGGCGGATGCTTCAGAGATTGAAGTGATTCCAGTGATAGCGGCTTACACCTTTCTTTCAATATATAACCGGCTTCTTGGATTTTGGACttcttgattattattattttgtgttaCCTTTTACTTTTTTGATGTCATCATAGTTGTTTTTTCGATTGGTCAGACATTCTGGTTGTACCCTTTTACTCTGCCCCACTTGTTTTTAATTCAAAACATTTAACTCACCGATCAAGAAATTTATAAATAAAGAATATAAATACGACGGCCGTGTTAAAAGATAGCACCAATTTAGTGTTATTAATTTTTGATATAGTGGTAGTAGTTTGCGAAATTGGTAAAATAAACATACATATGCACCTGCTTCCAAGGGAAATGCCTTATGGCTGCGAAAGCGCAAGTAACGGCTGGGTTCATATGAGCTCCAGAAACGTGACCGACGGCATATATCATAACTGTTACGATAAGCCCGCCAACAATTGAAGCTCCTAACTTGGATAATCTTCCTTCATCGCTTTCACTCAGTGCTGCTGCTCCGCAAGTTGCAAAAACTAGCAGAAATGTAGCTACCATCTCTGCCGCTACCTGTTGATTATATATAAGACCGGAAACCATATGTTAAACTTTGAGTACTATAAGGaattttatatatatgctttCACTCGGTACAAATGGATAACCTTTCTCAGAAAATCTGGTGGATAGTGTTCTTCATATACTTGGCGAAAAAAATTGATGAATATCCACCCTGACGCTGACGATGTTATCCTTTTAACTGGTCGGGATTCCCGCACTATTGATGATGATGCCGTCAATGAA encodes:
- the LOC113353273 gene encoding aquaporin NIP2-1-like — its product is MESGDIYPVKPEYYASPADDYESYHKALNDVVLPTTEISLTASSSIVRESRPVKRITSSASGWIFINFFRQVYEEHYPPDFLRKVAAEMVATFLLVFATCGAAALSESDEGRLSKLGASIVGGLIVTVMIYAVGHVSGAHMNPAVTCAFAAIRHFPWKQVPIYAAAQLTGALFASFTLRKLLHPIKNLGTTSPSGTDLQALVMEIVVTFSMMFVTSAVATDTKAVGELAGIAVGSAVCITSILAGPISGGSMNPVRTIGPAIASKHYKGLWVYFVGPLTGTLLGASIYNVMRDSNKPVPAKSGSSSFRIGRSGRISNMEDEEHHEIAKE